The DNA sequence TTACAAGAGTTGGAAAAGCCGGTAAATGAAGAAGATGAGGCACGTCGGCAGATATCGCTGAAGCGGTATATTAAGATCGTTCAGGAAGGATTGGCTTTTTTGAAAAACCGGCAGTTTGAACAATCGCGTGAAACATTTATAAAAAAATTATCTTCGAAGCTGCCGAAACCGTATCGATCAAGCGTGACCGGATTAATTAAGATTTTATTTTCACCGGAACATTCTCCAGAAGCCAAACACGCCACTTTGCTACAGCTTTCGCAGACTGAGACGCTTTTAATCGGTCTGATGCTGCGTATCACGATGATTGATCAGCAGACCAAAATCAGAACTATCATTCTGGATGAACATCACCGGCAGTTGTTGGACGCAGGACAGACTCAAGCACTACACAACTGGTTGGATCAATGCCATTTTGAGCAATCGATTTCTTTGGTTCAGAAACAATCTTAAAATTCGATATCGCCCACCACGACTTCCTCACGAATCGGACTTATGATCTCGGTTACGACTTTCCTGTGAGCCGGATGATCGTTGTAAGTTTTAAGATCTTCCTTATTTTTAAACCGGCTCACGAGCATCAATTCGTACCCTTTATTTCTATCGGAGAAATTGACGCCGGCATGCATTTCCATCAGTTGGGGAATTTCATTTTTTAATCCATTTAACCCGGCGATCATCCGATCAATTTTATCCTGTGCAACATTCGGAAAAAGTTTGAATAAAACAACGTGCGTGACCATGCATTCTCCTGTAATACTAGAATTTAATAATAAGCTTTAAAAAAATGCGATGAAACTCAAGCACATTTCCGCAATGGAGGACGTTTTTTATTTTTTAGTGATTTGGAACCAGCGACTTTCGTAAGCAGTATTCTGAGTCTATATCTGCTTCCAGTTTCGCCAGAACATAACGAAAGGCATGCCGTTAGATGAGAAGTTTCTGAAGAATTTTTGAATATAGGATGAACGGAAGTAGACGTTTATTTTATTTGGATTCCCATTACCTTCGACATTCGCGCCGCCGAAAATTCCGCCGTAGACATTTTCTTTATTGTAGAGCGTAACGTCCTGCGGTTCGACGACTGAAACGGGGCTGGGGAGATAGAGGATGCCTTCGAGTTTCTGACTGTTTTTCAGGCGTACGTCGCCCTGGACAACGACAATTCCGTAAATGCTTGCGCTGTTTTTAACTTCGAGATCGCCCTCGATATAGACGACATTAGGCGTATCGCTGGGAACACCGTTCGGTCGTGGGTGATAATAGCTCGCATCATTGCCCGTAGGATACGTCGATCCGTTGTCTAATGTGAGGCTGCTGTTGAAATAATGCCCCTGGGCAATGGCCGTTTGCTTGAGTTTGTTAATGTCGATTTCCGGTAAAACGGTCGCGTATTCGTAGGCAAGTGAATTATTGATGGTTCCTGCCGAGTCACGCACGCTGACGTCGTTCAAACTGCCGCTGATGTATACGGCATATCCGCTAATGTCAACCATACGCAGGCGGAAAACCTGATTAGAAGCCGTTTGACCGTACACGGATTTGACGCTTACCTGCAACGTATCGTTAAGTGCAGGTCTGATCGTGTTGTCTTCGACCGTGATCGTGACAGTGCCGCCAGCGATGGATTGATTCGATGCCGACCAATGCCAGTTCATGGTGTTTAAGGAGGCTTTGACGGCATAGTCGATCGCGGATTGAGCGGAATAAAATGCGCGCATGTTGTCGCTATCGGTCGCACTGATTTTGGCATTGTTCTGTTGGGTCAGCGTCAGCGTCAATCCCATGAACGTAAGAATGGAAATGATCAGGATCGTACTGCTCAGAGCCGAGCCGCTTTCATCATGAAGAAAAGATTTCATAAGATCACCTGGCATTCCTTAACAAGATCGAATTCTGGAAGGTCACATTTTTACCGGAATTTCTGACCGTAATGCTGTAGTGTACGGATGCGATCAGATTGGTTGCACCGGATGTCCACGATGTGCCATCCCATTTTTTATAAGTAAGTGAAAAAGCCGTAACGTGCGATGCGAAAGCGACGGCATTTTTTTTCAATTGCTGATCCGTGTACGTCAAGTCAATGTTCTGTCCGTTGTTGTTCGTAAATCGAAATTGGGAGGCCGATGCAATCAGGATGCTGTTTTTGTCGCGCAGATTTTTAGTTTCCCGCGTCAGCACGTCTGTTGCTTGTTCGATAGTTTGCACTGCGAGCGATCTTCCGAGAACTTCCGAATAAATGTCAGTGGATTTCATAAAAATGACATAGATGCCAAGAAATGAAATTCCCATCACGGCTACGGTGGTGAGCAGCTCGATCAGCGTGAATCCTTTGGAATTTATCAAAGCATTTTTCATGTTAGTACATGGTTGCCCAACTAACCAATTGAATCGGTGTAATCAGAGAATGCGAAACTGTCACAGTGATTTCGGCATAAGCCACACCGTTGAAGCTTTTGCCGGTAGTCGCGACGGCGACCGTCCGGGTATACCCGCCTGAGATATTTTCGGAAACATACCGGTTAGGTGTGGTCATCCATGAATAACCGCGCGACGGCGATAGTTTATCCGTCAATACTTCTTCCATTTTTTGTTCGCACAACATGAGCGCTTTGGTCTGAACTTCGGCTTCAGCGCCGTTCGAGATAGCCTGGCTGAAAAACATGACCAGCGTCGGCAGCGCGATTCCAATGAACAGAATGACTGTAATCACTTCAAGAACAGAATAGCCGTGCTGATTCCGGATCCATTTATTTTTTGTTAATATTGTTTCCATGATATCCATTCCACGCTAGATGGAAGATACCCGACGACGTACTGGTAAAAGGAAGCTACATAATCACGTTTATGACATACACGGCTTGTACCGGAGTAATGTCCGGTTAGGCTGCAATGCCCGATGAATCCGCCCTTGACTTTGCAGCTTTTGGCCATCGAATACGATGACGGCTGGGATTCATTGCGTGCATATACGATACCATCGACTTCACATCCCTGATTCATCGTCACACGCCCGTTGCAAACCACGATGCCGCGGATTTTTGAATTTTTGTTCAGCGTCAGGTCGCCGTTGATCCATGTGACAAGCGGTTTTTTGTAAAGCGTATTTTGGGTGGCCGTATTGTCTTTGCCGACTTTGATCTGGAACGCTAAACTTGAATTTGTCGGCCGGTTGGTACCTGAAGTTGGGAACGTCATTTTGACACGGCCTGTTAATGTAAATCCTTCCTTAAGATTACCACCGGCGATTTGCAATACATTGACGGTGCCGGCCGATGCGGAAGCATTGAGGGTATCGTCGACCGTGGTATTATTTAAAACAAAATTATCCAGCACGATCGATGTATTGGATTGTGAACGCGCGCGCACGAAAATGCGTTCGATGACGTCTTCATTACCGTGAAATTCATATGTGACGGCTGTTCCGTTGATACTGAAGTAAACGTCGTCATTGCCATCATAGGTTAATGAAAACGGATAAGCGACACCGGACTGCCATTGGAAGTTGGACGTTTGCCCGTAATAAAACGGCCCTGAATTGGAACGGCCTAAATCGATCTCATGCGTCGACGATCCGGTGACAACATTACCGATACGTCCTTCAGCCATATAGGCAAATTCCAATTCTGATTCGTCCAATTCGCCTGGGATGACTTCACCCTGGATTGGTTCGTAATAAAAATCGTCTTCACCCGGAGGATAGGTTGAGTTTTGTGCAACGGTGAGATTACCGTCAAAATAATGCGTTTGTTTCACCGCGTGATCGCATAATTTCGCGTGATCCATTTTAGGTTTACAACGGTCGTTACTTTTTATTTTACATTTTCTCCGCGGATCGGCCTGTTCGGTTTCATCTTCTACCACCACATCTTCCAGATCACCGGTTGTAAGCGACGCATAATACAAATAGTCAATGAACCGGATAGTCCGTTCAATTTTTGTGGCTGTTTCACCGAATTTTCCCAGCGCCGTGATCAATACCGTATCGCCCATGGGGCGTGTTCTCTGAACTGTCACGTCGGCGAATCCGCCTTCGATCGGGATGTTGTTTTGTGACCATGTCCACGGATCGTTGGCGCCGTAATCGATTTCTTTGGTGCCAAGATAATCTCCGTGTGCAAGATGAGCTTCTACGGCTGAACGTCCGACGCAGATCGTGTGTGCCTGCGACGGATTGCCCGGAGGAATGTGGGTTAAAATAACTTTGTCGTCTTCATTATTTGCTTCAGTTGAATCGATCTGATCGAGGCCGTTCATGCTTTTAGTGTAGGCATACCGAATACCGCTTTCAGCGATATACAACGCTTGTGTGAGAGCATAGGACGATGCTGCGCGCTGGCTGGTTTGAACCTGCATGTTGGCCAGAATCAAGCCGAATATGCTCAATATGGCGACGATGAAAATACTGGTGGCCATACCCATCGCGCCTTTTTCTGCAGCGGGCTTTTCGGGCCATAATTGATATAAAAAAGTGGTTTTCATAGTGGTTACCTCAAATTTCTTAATTGCGTTTTGGCCGTGACTAACCGGTTACCTGCAATCGTTGCCAGGCTGAAATTCAAACGAACTTCGCGAATCAATGAAACAGGAATCGGATTTGTATTGAGCGATTGTCCGTTGGAATCCAAATAAGCGAACGAGATCTGTATTCCGGGCGTATAAAGCAACGTGTCGGTGCGATTGGCCTGTCCGTTGGAGATTGTGCGCCAGAATGCTTCTTCCTGCAGTGAATACGTAAACGTTTCGGTATCATTGTTTCGATTGACAAACATCAGTGATGACGAGGAAGCGGCATTGATGGCTTGATCGCCTTGAGCCTGCCGGATATCGCGCAGGGTCATTTCAGCCACGCGGCTTACTTCAGAAGCTTGATAACTTGACGTGGTCGAAATGGAATAAATGTCCATAAGTGAAACCAGCACGGTGGACAGGATCAATCCGCTCATTCCGAAAATGGCAAGGCCCGCTGTCAATTCAAACAATGTGAAGCCCGATTCATTCCGATTTAACTTTTTAAAGTATGTAAAATTTTTTTTCATGATTTTCTCCGTTATTTGGTAACCCACATTTTTAAACTGATATCATCGAGGTTGGAATGTGTTGCCGTAACATGGAGGAGCATGTACGGAACATTATTGTAAATGTGCTCGACCGTGTCAAGTTGTGTCCTCACAATAAATTCGCCAATTGTTACGTCTGGGTAACGTTGAGGAACTTTGATGTATTGAACGCCGCGCGTTGGGTTATTCAGGTCGCGTAGAACCGATTCGATCTGGCTTTGAGCGGCAAGCGTACCCTCAATGGACAAAGATGCCTGGGGCGTACCCATTGCCAGTGTTCCGTAAAGGCGGACAATACCTACGAGTGTAATGCTTAAAAATACGACTGTCATCACCGATTCAAGCAACGTCATACCTCGCTGATCTGAATAAATGAATTTTTTTGAAGTGTGAATGAATGGGTTCATAAAAGCCCCCTTTGTAATTGATTAAAAGTCGTCATGGTCGTTCATTTCCCCATATGTCCGAGCATGTCCCACATTGGCATAAATATCGCCAATGCAATAAATAAAATGACTCCACCCAAAAGCACGGTGATCAAAGGCTCGATGAGTGTCGTAAGATTTTTGACCGTGTAATCGACCTCTTCATCGAAATATTCAAAAATGTTGGTCATCATGTTATCGAGTGCGCCGGATTTCTCGCCGATGGAAATCATTTGGACAACGATGGGAGGAAAGATTGTACTACGGCGGAGCGGTTGTGCTAAACCCTGGCCTTCTTTGACGCCGGTAATAACTTTCTGGATTTCTTCCGAAATTATAATATTGCCCATGGTTTCGGCGATAATCGTCAATGTTTGCAGGATCGGAAGGCCGCTCTTATTCAACGTTTCAAATGTTTTGGCAAAATGTGATATCGATGTTTTCAGATACAATGGTCCAAAGATCGGCAGTTTCAATCGTTTTTCGTCCCACATTCTGTTGCCGTACGGTGTTCTGATAAACATCCGGAAACCGATAAATAACGCGATCGCCGAGGGAATAACGATATACCAGTATTGAGTGATGCCGGTATTGATTGCGATGAGGATCTGCGTCGGTAGCGGTAATTCGACTTTCATTTTTGTGAAAATGTCTACGAATTTTGGCACAACCAAAAGAATCAGTACGATAAACGCAATCACAATACCTACCAAAACAATGATCGGATAACGGGTCGCTTTTTTGATCGAGGATTTTATTTCCAGATCGTGCGACAGAAATGCGACCAGCCGCGTGAGCACTTCATCGAGAACGCCGGCAGCTTCGCCGACGCGTACCATGTCGACATACAAACTTGAAAAAGCATTTTTGTGCGGTTTCATTGATTCATAGAGCGTTTTGCCGCTTTGCACGCTTCCGGCAATGTCTTTGATGACGTCGCGCATGGCTTCGGATGCCGCTTGTTCTTCGAGCGCTTGTAAACACGAGAGCAGGGGAACGCCGGCTTTAAAAAGCGTTGCAAACTGTTTAGTAAAAACGATCACTTCTTTAGGTTCGATCTTTTTTGCACTGTTTTTTTTACCGGCAAACATGCCTTTTTTTTCTGTGACTTGAAGCGGCACGTAATTTAAGCGTTCGAGTTGTTCCGATATAAACCCGGCTGTTGGGCCTTCCATCGTATCAACGACGATCTGTCCTGAGTTATTGATCGCTTTGTATTGAAATTGGCTCATAATCTTACTCCGATGTGACGCGGATGACTTCTTCAATACTGGTCAGGCCTTGAAGAATTTTAGCGACGCCGTCTTGCCTCAGCGTTCGCATACCGTTCTCGATGGCCGCGTCTTTCAGCCGATTAGCCGATGCGCGTTCAATCGTCAGGTGACGTATTTCGTCGTTGACGAGCAGTAATTCATAAATGGCCAGTCGGCCTTTATAGCCTTTATTATTGCAATGAGGGCATCCTTTGGGTGCGTAAAACGAATAATTCGGCGATACGCGGATATTCAGTGATTTAAGCGTATCGGAGTCGGGATGAAATACCGTTTTGCATTTCGGACAAAGTTTTCTGACTAAACGTTGCGCGAGGACACCGGCCAAAGCCGACGACGTCAGAAATGGTTCAATGCCCATATCGGTGAGACGATTGATAGCGCTAGGTGCATCGTTCGTGTGCAGCGTCGAGAATACGAGATGGCCTGTTAAAGCCGATTCGATGGCGATGTGGGCTGTTTCTTTATCTCGAATTTCACCGACCATGATCACGTCGGGATCTTGCCGCAAAATCGAACGTAGTCCGGCCGCAAACGTCAGCCCGATTTTCGAGTTGATCTGGCATTGACGGATCAATTCAAGTCTGTATTCAATCGGATCTTCGACGGTGATGATGTTTTTGTCGACGGAATTGATCGTACTCAAAGCAGAATAGAGCGTAGTGGTTTTACCGCTTCCAGTCGGACCCGTGACGAGAATGATTCCGTTGGGGCGGCGAATGAGTTCTTCGAAAAAGATTTGCGTATTTTTATCGAAGCCAAGCTGCGATAGACTCATGGTTACCGAGCTTTTGTCGAGAATACGCATGACGATGTTTTCGCCATTGATGGTCGGGAAGGATGAAATACGAAAATCGATCGTACGGTTGCCGATGCGCGTCTGAAAGCGTCCGTCTTGCGGCAAACGTTTTTCGGCGATGTCGAGACCCGACATGATTTTGAAACGGGACAACAATGCGGATTGCAGATTTTTCTCTAACACGAATGATTCTTTCATGACCCCATCGACGCGAAAACGCACTAGAACCTTTTTCTCTTCCGGTTCGATATGAATATCGCTGGCGCCTTCTTTGACCGCAGCGGATATGATTAAGTTGGAGAGCCGGATAATCGGCGTCAGTTGAGCCGCTTCTTCGAGTTCTTCTTTAGTTTGATCCGTGGCGTCGACCTCGACCATCTCGACATCGAGTTGGTAATCTTTGACGGCATCTTCAACTTCGCTTTTGATCGATGAGGACGATTCCTTGAAAATCCTGTTCAATGTTTCCTGCAAATCCTGCTCGGAACACAACATCGGCGAGATGTTCATTTTGGTCACACGGCGTAATTCATCGATAGCTTCGAGATCGCGCGGATCAACCATCGCCACAGTTAATTCGTCGCCGATTATGAATAATGGAAAAACAAGTTTTGCTTTCATCAGATTTTCCGGGATCAGATGAACGAGTTCAGGATCGACTTCGAATGTTGATAATTCAACCGTCGGCAATCCCAACTGATCCGAAAGCACCTGCATCAAATCATTTTCACTCACCATTTTCTTTTCGGCTACGATTTTACCGAGTTTCTTCCCATACCGTTGCTGCTGCGATAACAGGTCCGAAAGCTGCGCTTCAGTAACCAACTGATTGGCTAGTAACATTTCGCCTAATTTAGAATGAGTGAGCATGGTCTTTTCGTTTAAATGACGTTAACCGCCGCGCTGAAATTTTCAGTTTGCGGCACGAACGTACGGGTATTTAAGAGTTCATTGATTTTCTGAACGAGTGAAGCCGAGTCATAAGGTTTGTAGATATAAGCATTCGCGCCCATATCCAATCCGGTTTTTTTGTCGATATCGCGGGCGCGTGACGTCAGCATAATGATCGGGATGTGCCGGTATTTTTCATCGAATTTCAACAGCCGGCAAATTTTGAATCCGTCCATACGCGGAAGCAGTACATCGAGAATAATCAAATCCGGTTTTTGCAAGCGCGCCATTTGCAAACCTTCGACGCCATCATAACTGGAGATGACATCGAAGCCATTGGCTTTGAGACGAACGCTTAACATATCGACCATATTAGGATAGTCGTCGACGATCAAAATTTTATGAGTCATTTTTACGCGCCTTCTTTCGTTTGGGTAAAAGCAGGGTAAAAGCGCTGCCTTTACCGAACTCACTTTGAACTTTAATTTTTCCGTGATGCAGTTTTATAATTTCTTTAACGATGCTTAATCCAAGTCCACTGCCTTTCCGGCGGTTTTGAATGTGTTCGGGATAATCGAGTTGGACGAAGCGGTCGAATAATTTTTTGATGTCGGGTTTGCGGATACCGAAGCCCTGATCGCGTATGGTAATTTCAAATCCACTCGTGCGGCCGATAACCGATACGACGACGTGCGATTGTGTGGGAGAGTATTTAATTGCGTTGTCGATCAGGTTGAACAAAACTTGTTTAATCCGGTCCGGGTCGGCATACATGTCGAAAAGGTTGGGCTGAATGTGCGTAACAAGGTCAATGCTTTTTTCAGAAGCTTTATTTTCCGTTGTTGCTAAAACTTCATTGACTAATTTTTCAACATCGACTAATTGACGATGGATTCTGAGCTTTCCGGAGTCAATACGATTGATATCCAATAGATCATTGACTAAACGCGAAAGGCGATTGACTTCGTCATAAACCACATGCAGGCACTGTTCTTGTACTTCGTTTAAAGGTCCTACGCTTTTTTCCAGGACGAGGCTTAATCCTTCTTTCATCGGCGTCATTGGATTGAGCAACTCGTGCGCAACCATCGATAAAAATTCCGATTTACGATGCAATTCAATCCATGCTTTCGAAATATCCCGAATGATACACAGCCGGCCCATCCTTACGTTGTTTTTGGTTACGACGTCTTTAACTTCCAACTCATAAATGATCGATCGGTGGCTGATAACTACTGTTTCTTTGAATGATTTCTTTTCTGACAAACGGACGCGATTGAGTAGATCTTCAACCGCGATACGGGAAGTATTGAAAATTTCATTGAGGGAAAGCTTTTCACCAGGATTGACGGTGCGGCGTAACCCAAGCATATGTACCGCACGTTTATTGATGATGACCACTTGATCGAGAAGATCGATAAAGAAAATGCCGTCATCGAGGTGGTCAATGATTTCGAATAATTCGTTGTTTAGTTCTTTACGCAAAATGCCGGTCAGGCCAGACGTATCTTCTTCGCCGATGTTCGATGCGATTTCCGAAAAATCTGAATTATCAGGAAACCGCGATGTTAAAAGTTGTAGTGCCATGACCTTATTCTTTCTGATCAATTAATAAATTCAATATACCAGCGGATGATATCGAGACCGTAAAACACATTAATCCACAAAGCGATGGTGAGATACGGAGCCAGCGGAATCTGGCTGTTATTCGTCAGGCGCCGGGCCAGAATACCCATCCATCCTATCAACGATATCAAAACGAATGATGTAAAAATACTTAACAGCAATAATTTCCATCCGATAAAAATACCGAGCAGGGCGGCAAGCTTGATGTCGCCACCGCCTATGCCATCGCGTTTATACAAAAGATGGCCGATGTACCAAACAGCCCAGAGGCCTAAACCACCGACTAAAAATCCCAAGCTGGAATCGATAATCGAAGGTTTACCTTCCATCACGCTGAACAGTATGGCAAAGGGAAAGCTGAAAAAAACGATGCGGTTGGGGATCAGGTGTTTTTGGTAGTCGATACAACTTAAAACGAGCATGAGCAACGCTAAGAACGTGAGTTTAAAAAATAGGACCGTTAATCCGAATTGCGAAAAAAGAAAGCACACGAAAATTCCACTAAGAATTTCAACGGCAGGGTAACGGAATGAAATAGGTGTTCGGCAAAATGCACAACGGCCTAATTGAACAAGAAATCCCCACAGCGGCACATTGTAATACCACGGAATGCGGTGGCTGCAATTAGGGCAATGCGATGGAGGGGACCACAATGACAAGTCATTAGGAATACGATAAATGACCACATTTAAGAAGCTGCCGATAATCGAACCTAAACTGAAAAGTATGACGTAGATTGATAACATGGTTGTTTTTTTGTTTAGCTGTTAGAACGCATAGTTTCTTCTTGGGCGAAAATGCGGCTGATGCCCATGGTCGCTTGAAATATGGCCACATCGAAATTAATGTCTTTGACGCCGAGAAGCGTGATGATCATTGTCTGTCCATCCGTTTCAAACTTTTGCGAAACGGCTTTTAAATCGACGTCGAAATACACTGAACTATCCTGTGATTTTGAATCGATATATTTTTGCAAGTGAGAATAGAAAAAACGAATAAAATCGGAATGATCACCCGAAGATGGATTGCCGACGTCGATATCGCTGAGTGCCGCAACGGGTACACCGTTGTCCGTTGTAAGGATCAGGGCGAATAAACCGAATTTTTTGATCAGCTGTTGAAGAAATTTATCGAGGGCGTCGCTGATGCTTGCATTACGAGCCGTACGCCGGTCGAAAATGCTCGCAATGGCATGAATGTGTTCGCGAAGTTTCCGGCTGGCGCATTCGGGATTCGAATGAATACAATAATTAGCGCGACAGGCAATCAACGGCTCATTGCACATCTGACGGCGGTGATAATTAGCCGTTGGTTCCATACGGCTGGTGATGAATTCACGCGTCATTTTCTGATGCAAATTGGTTTCCGCGTACGCCATCGCTTCATCCCATAAAAAAGCTTCTAATTCGATCAACTGGCTTGGAGTGAATGGCTTGATCATCGCTTCAACCACGTTCCAATCCTGAATATTACGGCGGATTTTTTTCTTAACTTCGCGGGAAAGTTCCTGTGATTCTTTTTGCCGCACTGACGAATATTTCAAAATCGTGATCGGTACTTCGATGGGCTCGCCGCCAAAACTTTCCGGATTGATTTCGACCGTTAAGTTTGGATTTTTGGATTTGAATTGATTCAACATGTTAAAGGCACTCCTTAAAGCCGTTTTAAATTTAACAGAGTCCCGACTTTAATCGGGACTCTTGTCAAATAGGTTGATAAATTAACGGGCGTGTCCTGCTTCACTGCAAGTAACTAAACCGGTTGTCGCATCATAGGTATAGGTACCGCCGGAAGGGCATGTCGGAGCGACGCCGCTGGCGAAATAAGCGTTGCTGGACGTTGCTAAGATAGCCGCAGAAGCCGGAAAAGTGGCTGGGCCGCCAGCAAGAGCGCTTTGAGCATATCCGACTGAAGCAGCCGCTTCGATAGCGCCTTGATTCGATTTGCAGGCGCCGGCTTCAGCTTGATCGGTAAGGTCAAAATATTTCGGAATCGCAACAGCGGCCAAAATACCGAGGATAACGATCACGGTTACCAATTCCATCAAGGTAAAACCGCTTTGATTTTTGAGAGCTTTCATTTTTTTTCTCCTTTTAAGGTGATTAGGTGAATTATTATTGAGCTATTGCTCAGTGAAATTTCTTAAGTTCGATGTTAACTTAAGACAATCTCCATGCCGAATTGCATCTCATTGATTTATTGAACTTAAAAGGCGATTGAAGATTTGTTCTATGGAAAAAAACCCTATTTTATGGAAGCGTTACCTGTTTGAAGGTTTGGATAGTATTACTTGACAATTTTTTTTTGATTTTATAATTT is a window from the bacterium genome containing:
- a CDS encoding Dabb family protein; translated protein: MVTHVVLFKLFPNVAQDKIDRMIAGLNGLKNEIPQLMEMHAGVNFSDRNKGYELMLVSRFKNKEDLKTYNDHPAHRKVVTEIISPIREEVVVGDIEF
- a CDS encoding pilus assembly PilX N-terminal domain-containing protein, with amino-acid sequence MKSFLHDESGSALSSTILIISILTFMGLTLTLTQQNNAKISATDSDNMRAFYSAQSAIDYAVKASLNTMNWHWSASNQSIAGGTVTITVEDNTIRPALNDTLQVSVKSVYGQTASNQVFRLRMVDISGYAVYISGSLNDVSVRDSAGTINNSLAYEYATVLPEIDINKLKQTAIAQGHYFNSSLTLDNGSTYPTGNDASYYHPRPNGVPSDTPNVVYIEGDLEVKNSASIYGIVVVQGDVRLKNSQKLEGILYLPSPVSVVEPQDVTLYNKENVYGGIFGGANVEGNGNPNKINVYFRSSYIQKFFRNFSSNGMPFVMFWRNWKQI
- a CDS encoding prepilin-type N-terminal cleavage/methylation domain-containing protein, translated to MKNALINSKGFTLIELLTTVAVMGISFLGIYVIFMKSTDIYSEVLGRSLAVQTIEQATDVLTRETKNLRDKNSILIASASQFRFTNNNGQNIDLTYTDQQLKKNAVAFASHVTAFSLTYKKWDGTSWTSGATNLIASVHYSITVRNSGKNVTFQNSILLRNAR
- a CDS encoding prepilin-type N-terminal cleavage/methylation domain-containing protein, translated to MKKNFTYFKKLNRNESGFTLFELTAGLAIFGMSGLILSTVLVSLMDIYSISTTSSYQASEVSRVAEMTLRDIRQAQGDQAINAASSSSLMFVNRNNDTETFTYSLQEEAFWRTISNGQANRTDTLLYTPGIQISFAYLDSNGQSLNTNPIPVSLIREVRLNFSLATIAGNRLVTAKTQLRNLR
- a CDS encoding type II secretion system F family protein produces the protein MSQFQYKAINNSGQIVVDTMEGPTAGFISEQLERLNYVPLQVTEKKGMFAGKKNSAKKIEPKEVIVFTKQFATLFKAGVPLLSCLQALEEQAASEAMRDVIKDIAGSVQSGKTLYESMKPHKNAFSSLYVDMVRVGEAAGVLDEVLTRLVAFLSHDLEIKSSIKKATRYPIIVLVGIVIAFIVLILLVVPKFVDIFTKMKVELPLPTQILIAINTGITQYWYIVIPSAIALFIGFRMFIRTPYGNRMWDEKRLKLPIFGPLYLKTSISHFAKTFETLNKSGLPILQTLTIIAETMGNIIISEEIQKVITGVKEGQGLAQPLRRSTIFPPIVVQMISIGEKSGALDNMMTNIFEYFDEEVDYTVKNLTTLIEPLITVLLGGVILFIALAIFMPMWDMLGHMGK
- the gspE gene encoding type II secretion system ATPase GspE, which produces MLTHSKLGEMLLANQLVTEAQLSDLLSQQQRYGKKLGKIVAEKKMVSENDLMQVLSDQLGLPTVELSTFEVDPELVHLIPENLMKAKLVFPLFIIGDELTVAMVDPRDLEAIDELRRVTKMNISPMLCSEQDLQETLNRIFKESSSSIKSEVEDAVKDYQLDVEMVEVDATDQTKEELEEAAQLTPIIRLSNLIISAAVKEGASDIHIEPEEKKVLVRFRVDGVMKESFVLEKNLQSALLSRFKIMSGLDIAEKRLPQDGRFQTRIGNRTIDFRISSFPTINGENIVMRILDKSSVTMSLSQLGFDKNTQIFFEELIRRPNGIILVTGPTGSGKTTTLYSALSTINSVDKNIITVEDPIEYRLELIRQCQINSKIGLTFAAGLRSILRQDPDVIMVGEIRDKETAHIAIESALTGHLVFSTLHTNDAPSAINRLTDMGIEPFLTSSALAGVLAQRLVRKLCPKCKTVFHPDSDTLKSLNIRVSPNYSFYAPKGCPHCNNKGYKGRLAIYELLLVNDEIRHLTIERASANRLKDAAIENGMRTLRQDGVAKILQGLTSIEEVIRVTSE
- a CDS encoding response regulator translates to MTHKILIVDDYPNMVDMLSVRLKANGFDVISSYDGVEGLQMARLQKPDLIILDVLLPRMDGFKICRLLKFDEKYRHIPIIMLTSRARDIDKKTGLDMGANAYIYKPYDSASLVQKINELLNTRTFVPQTENFSAAVNVI
- a CDS encoding cell wall metabolism sensor histidine kinase WalK, whose translation is MALQLLTSRFPDNSDFSEIASNIGEEDTSGLTGILRKELNNELFEIIDHLDDGIFFIDLLDQVVIINKRAVHMLGLRRTVNPGEKLSLNEIFNTSRIAVEDLLNRVRLSEKKSFKETVVISHRSIIYELEVKDVVTKNNVRMGRLCIIRDISKAWIELHRKSEFLSMVAHELLNPMTPMKEGLSLVLEKSVGPLNEVQEQCLHVVYDEVNRLSRLVNDLLDINRIDSGKLRIHRQLVDVEKLVNEVLATTENKASEKSIDLVTHIQPNLFDMYADPDRIKQVLFNLIDNAIKYSPTQSHVVVSVIGRTSGFEITIRDQGFGIRKPDIKKLFDRFVQLDYPEHIQNRRKGSGLGLSIVKEIIKLHHGKIKVQSEFGKGSAFTLLLPKRKKARKNDS
- a CDS encoding prepilin peptidase; this encodes MLSIYVILFSLGSIIGSFLNVVIYRIPNDLSLWSPPSHCPNCSHRIPWYYNVPLWGFLVQLGRCAFCRTPISFRYPAVEILSGIFVCFLFSQFGLTVLFFKLTFLALLMLVLSCIDYQKHLIPNRIVFFSFPFAILFSVMEGKPSIIDSSLGFLVGGLGLWAVWYIGHLLYKRDGIGGGDIKLAALLGIFIGWKLLLLSIFTSFVLISLIGWMGILARRLTNNSQIPLAPYLTIALWINVFYGLDIIRWYIEFIN
- a CDS encoding prepilin-type N-terminal cleavage/methylation domain-containing protein codes for the protein MKALKNQSGFTLMELVTVIVILGILAAVAIPKYFDLTDQAEAGACKSNQGAIEAAASVGYAQSALAGGPATFPASAAILATSSNAYFASGVAPTCPSGGTYTYDATTGLVTCSEAGHAR